One Micromonospora sp. WMMD812 genomic window carries:
- a CDS encoding fibronectin type III domain-containing protein yields MATIDEAVSTGPDTSRPRSRRLRGGLVTIGTVAALLAAMGLTVLGLGAADNAVANYDASSWLWSAARSELARVNGVTARVDTRTEVPGARRHPMQVIQTDRLLILRDLNTGQVSSLDLATLQITATTRTTPGLGVNVALHEDAAFVVDAVQGVVRQLDPRSLSPVGEPVRYPPGITGGSFDGQGRLWIAVPSEGTVSAITAAALPATPASAPAGSGLSPKQVETYDVAEPSHELVVSTLDDGVAVLDRTASALVTVQRGTVRPTKLTLASPGALPARTTGPKVPVTVPGERRVLVVAEGGGEERAFTVPGTGERLTPAVAWANRFYCADEATGTVYSFDAEGKLVDTIRGKATGPLELEVRENHLFINAPDSATARVVDDKHQVRVVDKYANDVLGGDPPPVPPPPPPPKKPKVGKPSAPRSVTAAAGNAQARVSWRPAAANGAEIIRYVVEGAGQKHEVGANQRAVEIKGLTNGETYRFSVHAVNAKGAGPSRSSNPVTPTAAVPDPPASVTAQERPDGTVLVRWPAANGQGNTIAKYAVTATSAGANAPVGESAKTELVVPAGELEYGTQYAFTVVSVNDKGAGSAASPVSNTVVPYAAPGRPAELRASTVPNQPGTVAVQWVPAEPNGRPVTKYLVDVGGRTSEVTDTRTTVTGLGNGQNVTVKVKAVNEAGPGPEATATARTVAEPRVTVTGSSATATGATVTFTVDAGGGQATCSLSTPGEPAKAGACSSITMSGLTPGTAYTFTVTAKNAAGDGTATRAQTTDALYGIATCRNGASGETANYCTREIPDERNGNEIFKVTQQDNDRQAGWVPNGERMKTYCKKSGEEVYAYIYNNHKRSTWWVQVDYKGKNYIPWAWLNLEGGDNINVLPTC; encoded by the coding sequence GTGGCCACCATCGACGAGGCCGTGAGCACCGGGCCCGACACCTCCCGTCCCCGGTCACGGCGGCTGCGGGGCGGGCTGGTCACGATCGGAACCGTGGCCGCGCTGCTGGCCGCGATGGGGTTGACCGTCCTCGGGCTGGGCGCCGCCGACAACGCCGTCGCCAACTACGACGCGAGTTCGTGGCTGTGGAGCGCGGCGCGTAGCGAGCTGGCCCGGGTCAACGGGGTCACCGCGCGGGTCGACACCCGCACCGAGGTGCCGGGCGCGCGGCGGCACCCGATGCAGGTGATCCAGACCGACCGGCTGCTGATCCTGCGGGACCTCAACACCGGCCAGGTCAGCTCGCTCGACCTGGCCACCCTGCAGATCACCGCCACCACGCGGACCACCCCGGGGCTGGGCGTCAACGTGGCGCTGCACGAGGACGCCGCGTTCGTGGTGGACGCCGTGCAGGGCGTCGTCCGGCAGCTCGACCCGCGCTCGCTGTCGCCGGTCGGTGAACCGGTCCGCTATCCGCCGGGCATCACCGGCGGGTCGTTCGACGGCCAGGGTCGACTCTGGATCGCGGTGCCGAGCGAGGGCACCGTCTCGGCGATCACCGCGGCGGCGCTGCCGGCCACCCCGGCGTCGGCCCCCGCCGGGAGCGGGCTGAGCCCGAAGCAGGTGGAGACGTACGACGTGGCCGAGCCGAGCCACGAGCTGGTGGTCTCCACCCTGGACGACGGCGTTGCCGTGCTCGACCGCACCGCGAGCGCCCTGGTCACGGTGCAGCGCGGCACGGTCCGGCCGACGAAGCTGACGTTGGCCTCGCCGGGCGCGTTGCCGGCGCGTACCACCGGGCCGAAGGTGCCGGTCACGGTGCCCGGCGAGCGTCGGGTGCTGGTGGTCGCCGAGGGCGGCGGCGAGGAGCGCGCGTTCACCGTGCCGGGCACCGGCGAGCGGCTCACCCCGGCGGTCGCCTGGGCGAACCGGTTCTACTGCGCCGACGAGGCGACCGGCACGGTCTACTCCTTCGACGCCGAGGGCAAGCTCGTCGACACCATCCGCGGCAAGGCCACCGGGCCGCTGGAGCTGGAGGTGCGCGAGAACCACCTGTTCATCAACGCGCCCGACTCGGCCACCGCACGGGTGGTGGACGACAAGCACCAGGTGCGCGTTGTCGACAAGTACGCCAACGACGTGCTCGGTGGTGACCCGCCGCCGGTTCCCCCGCCGCCGCCCCCGCCGAAGAAGCCGAAGGTGGGCAAGCCGAGCGCGCCGCGCAGCGTCACCGCCGCCGCCGGCAACGCGCAGGCCCGGGTGAGCTGGCGGCCGGCCGCCGCGAACGGCGCGGAGATCATCCGGTACGTGGTGGAGGGCGCCGGCCAGAAGCACGAGGTGGGCGCCAACCAGCGGGCCGTGGAGATCAAGGGCCTGACCAACGGCGAGACGTACCGCTTCTCGGTGCACGCGGTCAACGCCAAGGGCGCCGGGCCGTCGCGCAGCAGCAACCCGGTGACGCCGACCGCGGCCGTGCCGGACCCGCCGGCTAGCGTCACCGCGCAGGAGCGGCCGGACGGCACGGTGCTGGTCCGCTGGCCGGCGGCGAACGGGCAGGGCAACACCATCGCGAAGTACGCGGTCACCGCCACCTCGGCCGGCGCCAACGCCCCGGTGGGTGAGTCGGCGAAGACCGAGCTGGTGGTGCCGGCGGGTGAGCTGGAGTACGGCACGCAGTACGCGTTCACGGTGGTGTCCGTCAACGACAAGGGCGCCGGCTCCGCGGCCTCGCCGGTGAGCAACACGGTGGTGCCGTACGCGGCGCCGGGGCGGCCGGCCGAGCTGCGGGCGAGCACGGTGCCGAATCAGCCGGGCACGGTGGCGGTGCAGTGGGTGCCGGCCGAGCCGAACGGGCGGCCCGTGACGAAGTACCTGGTCGACGTGGGCGGACGCACCAGCGAGGTGACCGACACCCGGACGACGGTCACCGGCCTGGGCAACGGGCAGAACGTCACGGTGAAGGTGAAGGCGGTCAACGAGGCCGGGCCGGGCCCGGAGGCCACCGCCACCGCCCGCACGGTGGCCGAGCCGCGGGTGACCGTGACCGGATCGTCGGCGACCGCCACCGGGGCGACGGTGACGTTCACCGTGGACGCCGGCGGTGGGCAGGCGACCTGCTCGTTGAGCACGCCGGGCGAGCCGGCGAAGGCCGGCGCGTGCTCCAGCATCACGATGAGCGGCCTGACCCCGGGCACGGCGTACACGTTCACGGTCACCGCGAAGAACGCGGCCGGCGACGGCACCGCGACCCGCGCCCAGACCACCGACGCGCTCTACGGCATCGCGACCTGCCGCAACGGGGCCTCGGGAGAAACCGCCAACTACTGCACCCGGGAGATCCCGGACGAGCGGAACGGCAACGAGATCTTCAAGGTTACCCAGCAGGACAACGACCGGCAGGCCGGCTGGGTGCCCAACGGCGAGCGGATGAAGACGTACTGCAAGAAGTCGGGTGAAGAGGTCTACGCCTACATCTACAACAACCACAAGCGCAGCACCTGGTGGGTGCAGGTCGACTACAAGGGGAAGAACTACATCCCCTGGGCGTGGCTGAACCTGGAGGGCGGCGACAACATCAACGTCCTGCCCACCTGCTGA
- a CDS encoding DUF58 domain-containing protein encodes MGITIRGVGLLVAAVVLLGTGFRFAYPELTLLGAAAGSAVCYAALVAAWRPRLAVDRHADPDRVGRGEPASMTLTVRNTARLRAANLLAEDRCGDQAVPVPLLRLRPGTDTTVRYDVPTRRRGVVRVGPLRVTRRDPLGLVALSRPYGATVPVWVHPRIHPLSAVPTGAGRSLDGRVDAVAHGSITFDSLREYVVGDELRRVHWRTSARVGELMVRENVDTSLPRIVVLLDNRAAAHPDQRDGVAGSFESSCEAAASIVTAAHRADLPATLLLVVPAAAEPATRPGDGAARAGRSAVTRAWAAVRGRWRAGAGDAGDAGVGSAGGPLDRLAAVALVEEDDALRATAARLRRDPLGDTLVYLTGPGGRGDLGHVGALRGAYPSVVVGVFGAAEPAPPGAAGLVVIDAADGAEFAAEWDGVRRW; translated from the coding sequence ATGGGAATCACCATCCGCGGTGTCGGGCTGCTGGTCGCCGCCGTGGTGCTGCTCGGCACCGGCTTCCGCTTCGCGTACCCGGAACTCACGCTGCTCGGCGCGGCGGCCGGCAGCGCGGTCTGCTACGCCGCGCTGGTCGCGGCCTGGCGTCCCCGGCTGGCCGTCGACCGGCACGCCGACCCGGACCGGGTGGGCCGCGGCGAACCGGCCAGCATGACGTTGACCGTGCGCAACACCGCCCGGCTGCGGGCGGCGAATCTGCTCGCCGAGGACCGCTGCGGCGACCAGGCGGTGCCCGTCCCGCTGCTGCGGCTGCGGCCGGGCACCGACACCACCGTCCGCTACGACGTGCCGACCCGCCGCCGCGGCGTGGTGCGGGTCGGGCCGCTGCGGGTGACCCGCCGCGACCCGCTGGGCCTGGTGGCCCTGTCCCGCCCGTACGGCGCGACGGTGCCGGTCTGGGTGCACCCGCGGATCCACCCGCTGAGCGCGGTGCCGACGGGGGCCGGGCGCAGCCTCGACGGCCGGGTCGACGCGGTGGCGCACGGGTCGATCACCTTCGACTCGCTGCGCGAGTACGTGGTCGGCGACGAGCTGCGCCGGGTCCACTGGCGCACCAGCGCCCGGGTCGGCGAGCTGATGGTGCGCGAGAACGTCGACACCAGCCTGCCCCGGATCGTGGTGCTGCTGGACAACCGCGCGGCCGCGCATCCGGACCAGCGCGACGGCGTCGCCGGGTCGTTCGAGTCGAGCTGCGAGGCCGCGGCTTCGATCGTGACCGCGGCGCACCGCGCGGACCTGCCGGCGACCCTGCTGCTGGTCGTCCCGGCGGCCGCCGAACCGGCCACCCGGCCGGGCGACGGCGCCGCGCGGGCGGGTCGCAGCGCCGTGACGCGAGCGTGGGCGGCCGTGCGTGGCCGGTGGCGGGCCGGCGCGGGCGACGCGGGCGACGCGGGCGTCGGCTCCGCCGGCGGGCCCCTGGACCGGCTGGCCGCGGTGGCGCTGGTCGAGGAGGACGACGCGCTGCGGGCGACCGCGGCCCGGCTGCGGCGCGACCCGCTCGGCGACACGCTGGTCTACCTCACCGGGCCGGGCGGCCGCGGGGACCTCGGGCACGTGGGCGCGCTGCGCGGCGCGTACCCGTCGGTGGTGGTCGGCGTCTTCGGGGCGGCGGAGCCGGCACCGCCCGGTGCGGCCGGCCTGGTCGTCATCGATGCGGCCGACGGTGCGGAGTTCGCCGCCGAGTGGGACGGGGTCCGCCGGTGGTGA
- a CDS encoding tetratricopeptide repeat protein — translation MSHPSPLAATAHRALALRAAGDLSAARQLLAEAVGSARPTYGEDHPDVLNTAHLLARLHREADDPLAARRVLEEAYAAGERSWDQSDPLMLALSYDLAGVSEELGNRHEARRNYARVASAGPAALGADHPAVRTARRYLGQPDAGAVPAAPGSGLTAPDQGAMAALSGPTMAFATLPPVRRPPQPAPASPAARQPAAPRVTPPTQPPAPPVPPAPGGNVPAPPSPSAPSTSWAPPPGTAPVPPPPSVAWAPPPPAPRPAASPAPSPPARPPAPPASRTPSAPPLAPSAPPPAPSAPPASASEPAVGTGDPAPTPGDRAPGWDKPTIQVQQIGPLWEEELARARADQQDRAGAEAGARPEQVGPPPGPAPVSAPSGHSAPASAPPHEVQPASGPPGYTTPVSAPPHEVHPASGPPGHAAPVSTPPHDVHQVSAPPGYPAPVSAPPGQPGHGPGHPQPVSAPPISAPPGYYPPVSGPPGHPVSSPPGYPVSGPPGYPQPVSAPPVSAPPWGMTAPAWAATAPPQALPTSEEAEPETATEDTAADPLDPAPGEHGLDVWPEIPPVTAPDPHPTPPAPPRVSPAVEPVAATTPPYWPPTVAPVAATTPPYAPPAVEPVATSAPPAAPTPPAVTPAPDAYPVPPPWPAPAPAYPAPAQVIAPPLAYPMVEEPESRGRSRTAVALAVTAVGVAVAAVAGVGVLVLGRDSPPPSGPGSAASAGPTASGPPPGDLRLRDDSTTITLTWTDPSGGAVPFMVAGGRAGQALGVMATVDPGRTTYTVNGLNSRVDYCFTVLAVWSTDTFATSGQVCTDRERRTPSG, via the coding sequence GTGTCCCATCCCTCCCCCCTGGCCGCGACGGCGCACCGGGCCCTCGCCCTGCGCGCGGCGGGCGATCTGAGTGCTGCCCGTCAGCTGCTGGCCGAGGCCGTCGGATCCGCCCGTCCGACGTATGGCGAGGATCATCCGGACGTTCTCAACACCGCGCACCTGCTCGCGCGGCTGCACCGGGAGGCCGACGACCCACTCGCGGCACGGCGGGTGCTGGAGGAGGCGTACGCGGCCGGTGAGCGCAGCTGGGACCAGTCCGACCCGCTGATGCTGGCGCTCTCCTACGACCTGGCCGGGGTCTCCGAGGAACTCGGCAACCGGCACGAGGCCCGCCGCAACTACGCCCGCGTCGCCAGCGCCGGTCCCGCCGCGCTCGGGGCGGACCATCCGGCGGTACGGACCGCACGCCGCTACCTGGGTCAGCCGGACGCCGGCGCGGTGCCGGCCGCGCCCGGCTCCGGCTTGACCGCACCGGACCAGGGCGCGATGGCCGCACTGTCCGGGCCGACGATGGCGTTCGCGACGCTGCCGCCGGTGCGGCGACCGCCCCAGCCCGCGCCGGCCAGCCCCGCCGCGCGGCAGCCCGCCGCACCGCGGGTGACGCCGCCAACGCAGCCGCCCGCTCCCCCGGTTCCGCCGGCGCCCGGCGGGAACGTCCCGGCACCGCCCAGCCCGTCCGCTCCTTCGACGTCGTGGGCCCCGCCGCCCGGCACAGCTCCCGTGCCGCCCCCGCCGTCAGTGGCCTGGGCCCCGCCGCCCCCCGCACCCCGGCCGGCCGCGTCGCCGGCTCCCAGCCCGCCGGCGCGCCCGCCCGCTCCCCCGGCGTCGCGGACGCCCTCCGCACCCCCGCTCGCCCCTTCCGCACCCCCGCCCGCTCCCTCGGCGCCACCCGCATCCGCATCGGAGCCGGCAGTGGGCACCGGCGATCCGGCGCCGACGCCGGGTGACCGGGCCCCGGGCTGGGACAAGCCGACCATCCAGGTGCAGCAGATCGGGCCGTTGTGGGAGGAGGAACTCGCACGGGCCCGGGCCGATCAACAGGACCGGGCGGGCGCGGAGGCCGGGGCACGACCGGAGCAGGTCGGCCCACCGCCCGGCCCGGCCCCGGTGAGCGCGCCGTCCGGACACTCCGCGCCGGCGTCGGCGCCGCCGCACGAGGTCCAGCCGGCCAGCGGACCACCCGGCTACACCACGCCCGTGTCGGCGCCGCCGCACGAGGTCCACCCGGCCAGCGGACCACCCGGCCACGCCGCGCCCGTGTCGACGCCGCCGCACGACGTCCACCAGGTCAGCGCGCCGCCCGGCTATCCCGCACCCGTGTCGGCGCCGCCCGGTCAGCCGGGCCATGGCCCCGGTCACCCCCAGCCCGTCTCGGCGCCACCGATCAGCGCGCCGCCCGGGTACTACCCACCGGTCAGCGGACCACCGGGGCATCCGGTAAGCAGCCCGCCCGGGTATCCGGTCAGTGGTCCACCCGGGTATCCCCAGCCGGTGAGCGCGCCGCCGGTGAGCGCCCCGCCGTGGGGAATGACCGCCCCGGCGTGGGCGGCGACCGCGCCGCCGCAGGCGCTGCCCACCTCGGAGGAGGCCGAACCCGAGACGGCGACGGAGGACACCGCCGCCGACCCGCTCGACCCGGCCCCCGGGGAACATGGGCTCGACGTCTGGCCGGAGATTCCCCCGGTGACCGCGCCGGACCCGCACCCGACTCCCCCGGCACCGCCGCGGGTGTCTCCGGCGGTCGAGCCGGTCGCCGCCACGACCCCGCCGTACTGGCCGCCGACGGTCGCGCCGGTCGCCGCCACGACACCGCCATACGCGCCCCCGGCGGTGGAACCGGTCGCCACCTCGGCGCCGCCGGCCGCGCCCACCCCGCCGGCGGTGACGCCGGCGCCGGACGCCTATCCGGTGCCGCCGCCCTGGCCGGCGCCCGCGCCCGCGTACCCCGCGCCGGCGCAGGTGATCGCGCCGCCGCTGGCGTACCCGATGGTCGAGGAGCCGGAGTCGCGCGGCCGGAGCCGGACGGCGGTGGCCCTGGCGGTGACCGCGGTCGGCGTCGCGGTCGCGGCGGTGGCCGGGGTGGGTGTGCTGGTGCTGGGCCGGGACTCCCCGCCGCCGTCAGGCCCGGGATCGGCGGCGTCGGCCGGGCCGACGGCGAGCGGGCCGCCCCCGGGCGACCTGCGGCTGCGCGACGACTCGACCACGATCACGCTGACCTGGACGGACCCGTCCGGCGGGGCGGTGCCGTTCATGGTGGCCGGTGGCCGGGCGGGTCAGGCGCTGGGTGTGATGGCCACCGTGGACCCGGGCCGCACCACTTACACGGTCAACGGGCTGAACTCCCGGGTGGACTACTGCTTCACCGTGCTCGCGGTCTGGTCCACGGATACGTTCGCCACCTCCGGTCAGGTGTGCACGGACCGCGAGCGCCGGACACCGTCGGGCTGA
- a CDS encoding transglutaminaseTgpA domain-containing protein, with protein MPVPLALITMTALAGVVLGRVYAGPLLPRLVAGAAVGSVVVSLAARRLPSWLVAPVSVLAMAGWTLWSLRLAATHADLPGSLAEVTADAARNGIPRLLTAMIPVEPTPDTVLVPLVATWLAGLAGAEVAVRSGRVLAGYLPAALLYAGALYVVGPNAGPAVWPTVVFVAVAALGLAASARPGPDSGDPVAGLAPGVRAAVRLRLAGGAAVGVAVVVGLVALLGPAIVGRVDGRPVDPRRYVEPPQVETLDENPLIRISGWALHPEQKLLDVRTQRPDGGAPAPSALSGGDPSAAPSGDPGNDPADAGPADGSPPDGGSGAPSGGPVRIRLAVLSDYDGVTWRVGATYRNAGRILPAAAPAPDSTVETVRQDLTVAELTGRLLPAMATPREVSGARVAYDPATGTLIRPEGLTPGLRYTVTSAREKPDSNLLATANVPAGESVARVLRVADGVPEPLSRLASQLAEENGAPYARAAAIEQFLAEHYRVVADAPSGHAYPNLNFFLFGPRNGGGQRGTSEQFAAAFAVLGRLTGLPTRVVVGFESTGDGPVRAGDAYAWPEVLFDGLGWVPFDPLPRPDQEPRPVEEDYRPTPEDPPPSEAPEPTLEPTASPEPAAAPGGPADSGGVPTPVLVGGGTGGLLLLVGALLLTLVAMRRSLTRARLGRGDPGQRIAGAWREVTDALRLAGRPVGEDLAATEVARHARRAVEPPGAAEADRAASAPATGAGAGVDELADLLNQVAFAPRSATPDQAARAAALTGTYVAALRATRPRWRRLLWSIHPGPLRWRR; from the coding sequence GTGCCCGTGCCACTAGCGCTGATCACGATGACCGCGCTGGCCGGCGTGGTGCTCGGCCGGGTGTACGCGGGACCGCTGCTGCCGCGGTTGGTGGCCGGCGCGGCGGTGGGCTCGGTGGTGGTCAGCCTGGCCGCGCGGCGGCTGCCGTCGTGGCTGGTCGCGCCGGTGTCGGTGCTGGCGATGGCCGGCTGGACGCTGTGGTCGCTGCGGCTGGCCGCGACGCACGCCGACCTGCCGGGCAGCCTGGCCGAGGTGACCGCGGACGCGGCGCGCAACGGCATCCCCCGGCTGCTCACCGCGATGATCCCGGTGGAACCGACCCCGGACACGGTACTGGTGCCGCTGGTGGCCACCTGGCTGGCCGGGCTGGCCGGCGCGGAGGTGGCGGTGCGGTCCGGTCGGGTGCTGGCCGGCTACCTGCCGGCCGCGCTGCTGTACGCGGGCGCGCTCTACGTGGTCGGTCCGAACGCCGGGCCGGCGGTCTGGCCGACGGTGGTGTTCGTGGCGGTCGCGGCGCTGGGGCTGGCGGCCTCGGCCCGGCCCGGCCCGGACTCCGGTGACCCTGTCGCCGGGCTGGCCCCCGGGGTACGGGCCGCCGTGCGGCTGCGGCTCGCCGGCGGCGCGGCCGTCGGGGTCGCGGTGGTGGTCGGGCTGGTCGCGCTGCTCGGCCCGGCGATCGTGGGACGCGTCGACGGCCGGCCGGTGGACCCGCGGCGCTACGTCGAGCCGCCGCAGGTGGAGACGCTGGACGAGAACCCGCTCATTCGGATCTCCGGCTGGGCGTTGCACCCGGAGCAGAAGCTGCTGGACGTGCGCACCCAACGGCCGGACGGCGGCGCCCCGGCGCCATCCGCGCTCAGCGGCGGCGACCCGTCGGCGGCACCGTCCGGTGACCCGGGGAACGATCCGGCGGACGCCGGGCCGGCCGACGGCAGCCCGCCGGACGGCGGATCCGGCGCGCCGTCCGGGGGCCCGGTCCGGATCCGGCTGGCGGTGCTCAGCGACTACGACGGGGTCACCTGGCGGGTCGGCGCGACGTACCGCAACGCGGGGCGGATCCTGCCGGCCGCCGCGCCGGCGCCGGACAGCACCGTGGAGACGGTTCGGCAGGACCTCACCGTCGCCGAGTTGACCGGGCGGCTGCTGCCCGCGATGGCCACGCCGCGCGAGGTCAGCGGCGCCCGGGTGGCGTACGACCCGGCCACCGGGACGCTGATCCGGCCCGAAGGGCTCACGCCGGGGCTGCGGTACACCGTCACCTCGGCGCGGGAGAAGCCGGACTCGAACCTGCTCGCCACCGCGAACGTGCCGGCCGGCGAGTCGGTGGCCCGGGTGCTACGGGTCGCCGACGGGGTGCCCGAGCCGCTGAGCCGCCTCGCCAGTCAGCTTGCCGAGGAGAACGGCGCGCCATACGCACGTGCGGCGGCGATCGAGCAGTTCCTCGCCGAGCACTACCGGGTGGTGGCCGACGCGCCGAGCGGCCACGCGTACCCGAACCTGAACTTCTTCCTGTTCGGCCCGCGCAACGGCGGCGGGCAGCGCGGCACCTCCGAGCAGTTCGCGGCGGCGTTCGCGGTGCTCGGGCGGCTGACCGGGCTGCCGACCCGGGTGGTGGTCGGCTTCGAGTCCACCGGGGACGGACCGGTCCGGGCCGGTGACGCGTACGCCTGGCCGGAGGTGCTCTTCGACGGACTGGGCTGGGTGCCGTTCGACCCGCTGCCCCGCCCCGACCAGGAGCCCCGGCCGGTGGAGGAGGATTACCGTCCGACGCCGGAGGACCCGCCGCCGTCGGAGGCGCCGGAGCCGACGCTGGAGCCGACCGCGTCACCGGAGCCGGCGGCCGCGCCGGGCGGGCCGGCCGACTCCGGCGGCGTGCCGACGCCGGTGCTGGTCGGCGGCGGGACGGGCGGCCTGCTGCTGCTCGTCGGGGCGTTGCTGCTCACCCTGGTGGCGATGCGCCGGTCACTGACCCGGGCCCGGCTCGGGCGGGGCGACCCCGGCCAGCGCATCGCCGGCGCCTGGCGGGAGGTCACCGACGCGCTGCGCCTGGCCGGTCGGCCGGTCGGCGAGGACCTGGCCGCCACGGAGGTGGCACGGCACGCCCGCCGCGCCGTCGAGCCGCCCGGCGCGGCCGAGGCGGACCGCGCGGCGTCAGCCCCGGCGACGGGAGCGGGGGCCGGGGTGGACGAGCTGGCCGACCTGCTCAACCAGGTCGCGTTCGCGCCCCGCTCCGCGACCCCCGACCAGGCCGCGCGCGCCGCCGCCCTCACCGGGACCTACGTGGCCGCCCTGCGGGCCACCCGCCCCCGCTGGCGCCGCCTGCTCTGGTCGATCCATCCCGGCCCGCTGCGCTGGCGACGCTGA
- a CDS encoding MoxR family ATPase produces MNTQEPLTRPEVQGFAALAARLAENVNSVVLGKPEVVRLALTALFAQGHVLLEDVPGVGKTTLARAIAATVKGQWRRIQFTPDLLPSDVSGVTIFNQATRGFEFHPGPVFANIVIADEINRASPKTQSALLEVMEERTVTVDGVRHPVPQPFLVVATQNPVEMDGTYRLPEAQLDRFLVKLSVGYPDEAVEVEVLRGATVRSPEALTAVTDTATVGEMVKMARRVHIAEPLYAYAVRLAAATRTHPQVRVGVSPRGVIALTRAACAYALIDGRGWIMPEDLKALADPVFAHRLLLTPDAQVRGVTAAEVLRQAIASVPVPLPSGQPAPVQA; encoded by the coding sequence GTGAACACCCAGGAGCCGCTGACCCGGCCGGAGGTGCAGGGCTTCGCCGCCCTCGCCGCCCGGCTGGCCGAGAACGTCAACTCGGTCGTGCTGGGCAAGCCGGAGGTGGTCCGGCTGGCGCTGACGGCGCTGTTCGCCCAGGGTCATGTGCTCCTGGAGGACGTGCCGGGCGTCGGCAAGACCACGCTCGCGCGGGCGATCGCCGCGACGGTCAAGGGGCAGTGGCGGCGGATCCAGTTCACGCCGGACCTGCTGCCCTCGGACGTCTCCGGGGTGACCATCTTCAACCAGGCCACCCGGGGATTCGAGTTCCACCCGGGCCCGGTCTTCGCCAACATCGTCATCGCCGACGAGATCAACCGGGCCTCGCCGAAGACCCAGTCGGCGCTGCTGGAGGTGATGGAGGAGCGCACCGTCACCGTGGACGGGGTCCGGCACCCGGTGCCGCAGCCGTTCCTCGTGGTGGCCACGCAGAACCCGGTGGAGATGGACGGCACCTACCGGCTGCCGGAAGCCCAGCTCGACCGGTTCCTGGTGAAGCTCTCGGTCGGCTATCCGGACGAGGCGGTCGAGGTGGAGGTGCTGCGCGGCGCGACGGTCCGCTCCCCCGAGGCGCTGACCGCGGTCACCGACACCGCCACCGTCGGGGAGATGGTGAAGATGGCCCGCCGGGTGCACATCGCCGAGCCGCTCTACGCGTACGCGGTGCGGCTGGCCGCGGCCACCCGGACCCATCCGCAGGTCCGGGTCGGGGTCAGTCCCCGCGGGGTGATCGCGCTGACCAGGGCGGCGTGCGCGTACGCGCTCATCGACGGGCGGGGCTGGATCATGCCGGAGGACCTCAAGGCGCTGGCCGACCCGGTCTTCGCGCACCGGCTGCTGCTCACACCGGACGCGCAGGTACGCGGGGTGACCGCCGCCGAGGTGCTCCGCCAGGCCATCGCGTCGGTGCCGGTGCCGCTCCCCTCGGGCCAGCCGGCTCCGGTGCAGGCCTGA